The Cucurbita pepo subsp. pepo cultivar mu-cu-16 chromosome LG15, ASM280686v2, whole genome shotgun sequence genome contains the following window.
GCCGAACCCAATCCCTGAACCCCCACTTCCTTATCTTCCACGTTCTCCATCTTCAACGCCTCGATACCATAGTCTGCTATGTCTACTGCCTTGATCTCTGGGGTTTCATGTGCCGAATTCTCCATCATCGCCACATCGGTAGCCTTGTTTCCCATACATATTCCATCCATCTCAGCAGTCTTGTCTTCAGCATTTTCTACATTTATCGCCTCATCCATCTTCCCAGCTAAATGTGGCAGCCCCACCTCATCCGCCGTGCTCGAGACATTCTCCATCTTGCACATTTCACCAGTTCTATCCGCTAAATTCGTTGCCCGTCCCTCCTCCACCACAGCCTCATCTGCCAAACTATCTTTTAACTCAGAGTTTTCTTCCAGCCGAACCGGGACGCCTAATTCCCTTTCCTCCAAAGCAAAATTTTTTTGCTTAGGAACCTCTGTATCCTTCGATTCGTCGGAGTCATCAGCATTCTCTTCCTCCACTGTCTTATGCACCAAATTGGTAGCATCAGCTCCATCTACAAGCGTTTCCTCAGCCAAAACATCACTCAGGCTTGTCTTCCCGGTTGTCTCAGCACAGCCAACTGCACCCGCGCCTTCTCCGACCGTGTCCTCTGGAAAATTCGCCATCGAAACCTCGCCCTCAACCTGATTTTCAGCTACACCAACCAAAACCGTTTCATTTAACATCTCGCCATCCACAAATTCAGTCACagccttctcctcctcctcctcctcctcctcctcctcctcccctgTATTCTCTTTCATATCATCGAAATCCCTTTGCTCCAATAACGCCATCTCCAACTTCATAGAATCTTCCGCCACATCCTCAATAACGTTACGAAAATCCTTCTCCTCTGCTCTCTCCATCTCCTCCGCCACATCCTTCTTCATCTCTAAACAAGTATCCGCCGCAAGACTCTCATCCCCGATAATTGCATCTCCGGCCGGTGAAGATTCAACGCTCGTATTAACTGGAAACTCCGTTTCGACAATGGAGGACTTAAACACACAATgctgttcttcatgttcttcattgcTCTGAAGCTCCCGATGAACGTCACACTTAACATCCAAGATTCCATCTTCGACATACAGAGGAGATTTTTGTTCGTGTTTCGAAGAATCATCTTCTTCGGTTTCCATTCAGAACCAGAATTGGATTAAAAATTAGGAACAATGGCCAGGAATTGAAACCCTAGGGTTTTAAGATCCACTTCCCCCTCTAACAAAATTTACGGTCCAAGAAATAAGAGCGTTTGCAGAACATTTCAGTTTCGCTCCTCTTCGAAGATTTCCcttgttttttcaatttgattttttttttttttttttctttgtgaacAAAGATAATGATCCATTATATAGGCCCGTAATTCGgcataattacataaataacCCTCCTAATGTCAAAAtcactattaaaaaaaatttaccccAAGGGTAATCTTTCCctaaatattctttaatttccaaatatacccttctacttctttttattattgttattattatcttatgaggtgtaaaaaaataattattataagtaatataaataaaatgcaacAAGTTCGagaagaatatatattaacCAATAAAACTcgtagaaaaattatatttaaactttgtGTTAGTTTGTCCTAAACCATAACGTTAAAAAGTTGAGAATCGtctaagttttattattttggtagACTTATTGTGTCACTGATTGATATACGTGATATCGAGTATAtcatttttacatttaatatGATTCGTATACtttatatttagtatataaaaaatgtcGTCGATATACTTCTtatactttaattaaaaagtgtACCTGATGGCAATCTTGATTCACGATGATTCGTGAtcgtaaaaaaattaactttgagttttttaattttattctatttgaaCTATAATTTTAGTGGAATTTCATGTACTGCTCGTTCTTGGACTACTTGTCCATTCTTGTCAAATTGACCTATATGGTGGAGTTAGCTCATTGGTCGAGGTGGCATGTCgttacattggttggagaggagaacaaaacaccctttatacgGGTGTggagactttttttttttttttttttttttttttttttttttttttttNGGCGACCGATCTAGTGGAGTTAGGGCGTTGGTCAAGGTggctataagggtgtggaaacttcggaaagcccaaaaaggacaatatcggctagcggtggaaCTGGGTCATTATAATTAAGAACTTTACaccaccgctagaagatattgtttttttttttgctttcccttcgggcttcccctcaagctTTTAAagtgctagggaaaggtttccacacccgagtgagcccaccactagcagatattgttctctctaGGCTTTCTCTTTCCAGCTTCCCCATTTATAGTAgatactagcagatattgttctctctaGGCTTTCTCTTTCCAGCTTCCCCatttctagtagatattattctctttaatTTGCCCATTCGAACATCCCCTAAAGGTTTTACATAATTAACAGTAGTGAGCCTGACTGTTACAATATCTGCAAACCGTGAGCCTCGCCGTTACAAATGAGAactttacattattattactttacaccatcatataatttataatacattgtattacatattttttaagtttaagacaaataaattgaatttatagcataaaatactatatttcttaaatatttatcatTTAGAACCATAGAACCAAGATCAATGATACCGAAAAGCGAAAATACATCGTCTAAACCGCATAGCAATGTTTCGTAATAATAGCACGAGCAAATACTACAATGCAACCGAGTAGAGCAATCTATAAAGTTTAGTTCTCAGGTTATCTAAACTCCAAGCAAAATCTGAAGGTCTAACCTCGTCGAGGACGTGATTTTATCTCTTTTGATCATCAGTACCTCCGGGGATAACGGTCCATAAACCGACCAGAAGGGCATTCGTATGCCAGGTGACCTCGTCCCCCGCAGTTATGGCATATCATCAAAGGGCCCATGCAATCCCTACTCATATGGCCAAGCTGCTGGCATTTCCTACACACAACATCCCGGTAACCACCAGCACCACCACGCACACTGCCACCGCCACTGCCTCGGTCAACTCGGTCTCCGAGGACGTTGGACTTCGGACACTGTCTGGCGACATGCCCTGATACATTACACAAGTTGCAAATAGGATCGTTTGGACAATCGCGAGCAAGATGGCCTGTCTTCCTGCAATTGTTGCACGCCTTCTCGTTAGTACAATCAGCTGCTATATGACCTTGCTTATAGCAATTATTGCAAAGCCTCAAGTCTCCAGGAGGGAGCGGAGGAGCCGTGCATTCCCTGGCCCGATGTCCTGCCTTGCCACAGGTGTGGCAGATGCCTTCATTAGGGCAGCTACTTGCCATGTGACCGGGTTCTCGACAGTTCCAACATAGCGACTTTGTCGTGCACTCGGAAGCAATATGCCTAGTAGATCAAGTGATAAGTAAAAGGGGGTCATTGTTCAATCAAATGTATGCCAAATATGCAATTATAACCCGATTCGACCATGTTTAGGAGTGCTATTGAAATGAATAAAATCACTCTAAGACTCAAAGACATGTTTTTAATCCTTCGAATGTGATTTTCGTGTCAGAAAATTCATTGCGAATGATTAAAACCATGTTTTGAAGTGattttaaccatttcaaaatcactcacCGACCTAAATCACATAAAACCTGCTTGATAGCATCTTACAATATATCCTCGAGTCAACTTCAAATctcaaattctaaattaagATTAGTGAAACCGAGTAGAATGGAACcaaatccataattttcatGTCAAGTAGAATGGAATATAGCATGCCAGTAGAATGGTGAATATTTAagtacataaaaaaataagtattcTCCCAAGTAAACATTTGTATCCGAATAGGCGACGAAGATAATAGGCATACGTATCCGAATAGGCGACAAAGATAATAAGCATAAGATCAAGTTTCCTT
Protein-coding sequences here:
- the LOC111811092 gene encoding zinc finger protein GIS2-like, translating into MSSDSRSGSRSRSRSRSRSPLDRKIRSDRFSHRDAPYRRESRRGFSRDNLCKNCKRPGHFARECQDVAICHNCGLPGHIASECTTKSLCWNCREPGHMASSCPNEGICHTCGKAGHRARECTAPPLPPGDLRLCNNCYKQGHIAADCTNEKACNNCRKTGHLARDCPNDPICNLCNVSGHVARQCPKSNVLGDRVDRGSGGGSVRGGAGGYRDVVCRKCQQLGHMSRDCMGPLMICHNCGGRGHLAYECPSGRFMDRYPRRY